tttaaaaagtgaaaaatgaaaagatatCCCAAATGAAATTCACCATTCCATCATTCTAAGGATGAAGACACGACATTGGAAATCTCATATGAAATCCAAATTAACTGAACTTTAGTAGCATGGAAATGTAAAACATGGGCAGGAAAACCATACATAATCACACGCCTTCTATTAATGCCTCAAATTGGATTGAAATGCTTACCTCGCGactcatattttttatgtaaTACACCAGGACTACCATGATGACCCAAAGCAGTACTAATGTCAAGTTGCTCCATGTTGAGAAGTTTGAAATCTGCAAAAGTGACCACAGCCACATACATTTAGACCATAGTTATATGGTTTAAAAcaatattttggaatttttcatGCAATGAATAAATGGAGAATAGATTTAAGCAACCATGGAGGAACTAACCCTCTTAAATATTGACCTCCGGTACTTTCCTGACCGAAAGCACTCAGAGCACTGGCAGTGGAtgctctttgttttctttgatgCAGCACGACATAACTTTGTTATTGTATAAGGCACTAgaggcagtgccattatagttaaaatgaaaattgggaACAAAGCGCTATTCTCTTCCGAAGCAGCCATGGGAACCTGTCTATACTACTCGTATATAGATATTATGCCTGCAGAATTGATTTTGGTTAGAACAAATCAGTTCTCAGAGAGCTGTAGACAAAGTGGCATCCACAAGCAGAGCACGTAGAGTGTGATGCAAATCTGAATTTCAAAACACCTCCAATGCAATGGCATCAAACGAATGTTGGAGAGATTAGAATTCATGATTATACCGCAAAAAACATCATTCACACAAGAAATTTGAGTTCCCTAacggaattttaaaaaatcaaaatcaaaatcagaattagGCCATTAAAAAACTAAGACCAATCCAAATCAAAGAAGCTCGATAATTCAGCGAAATTAtgacataaaaaacaaaaaacagaatcCTATGATTGTAAAGTTGATCAAGTCAATGACTGAGTACTCATATGCACGGGAGGTAGCGAACTCAGACTCAGTACAGCCAATTCAATACTGATAGCTGATTAACCTAAACACACGCAAAAAATGGAGTACCAAAGCTTCAGCAATGCATAAATCAACCCAAAATACACGAGCATGGAGAATTAAATTAATGACAATTATCGAAATTGTTACAAATATTCAAAACGCATGCGTACCAGTACATgtatacaaacaaaaacagctCATACAGACCTTAATCAAAATTCAGAGAACTGaatttcaaatacaaaatctcgaaaaaatatatataggagAAAGATATATTGcctggaaaaggaaaaaccagAGGTCGCGATCTGATTCTGAGGCACTCTGTCCGTACGATGGCGCGactacagagagagagagagagagaggctgagCGTTTTCAGATGGGAAGACGAGCTTCCTGAGTTTTATTTGGTCTTACTCTATAATTGGCCTATCCTAACCCAAAATGGTTCTTTTTGTCTAATGGGCCTATTCTGGCCCAAAATTGTTCTTTTTGTCTAAACGACGTGTCGTGTGCGTAAATTGAAACTTGCAACGTCATCCCAATtagacctctctctctctctctctggtctGGAGCCTCATCCTCTAGGCTCTCCCTTTTCTTATACACACACTTCGACAAATCCATCGGCAGCTGAAAGGTCCTCATTCATGGCCTCACCAACCGAGCCAGCACACAAGAAGCAAGCCAGACCCATAACCCACTTGGTCCACTCCACCGCAGCcaatctcctctctctcttcgcctcccccaaaacgacgccgtcgACCCCGTCAACAATCCGCGTCGCGTTCCTCTTCCCCAACTCGCCGAAACCACTCGCCTTCCATTCGGCTCAACCGGACTTCAAATCCGCAATGAAGGGCGTGGAGTCCTCGTCTGAGTCAAACTCGGGGTTCCCGTCAACGGTCAGGATTGCAGGGCTGAACTCGAATATCAAGGGTGGTGGGCCGGCCTTTGTGGGCCAGGTCTTCAGTATGTGTGACCTCTCTGGGACTGGTCTCATGGCCGTCTCCACTCACTTTGACATACCCTTCATTTCCAAAAGGTGCCTTTTTTAACTTAGGAGTAGCATTGTTTTGCAACAatggtattttgtttttattcttttaaagAAGTTAATTTCTTGCTCGGTTATCATGTATGTATTTAGACtttcaattcaaatttgataaagATGCTGTCTTTTACATGAGCTTTTAtactgattttcttttttcatggcCTGTGCTTGTAGAACTCCTGAGTGGCTCAAGAAGATGTTCGCATCAGTTACTAATAGTGAGAGAAATGGCCCCGTGTTCCGTTTTTTTATGGATTTAGGCGATGCAGGTATAGTTCCAAATAAACAAACTGGTTGGTTTTATTGGTTATTGGTTACGTTGGacttaaagaaataaatgaatGCAACCCAGCCAAATTTTCGCAACTCCACTGGCTATGGTATACTTATAAGTTATAATTATCCAGTGGTAATCCTGCTTGATGTGGTTGTCCTTggttgttctttgttttttttttttttgggtgtgatATGTTTCTCTTCACTGTTTCTTTGAATATCATTCAACTGATCAAATTTGTTTCTATAAAGAGATGACCTACATTCTGACTGAGGTTGTGTTCATAGTTACATATGTGAAACGGCTGAATATTCCAAGTGGTGTGGTGGGTGCTTGCCGTCTTGATTTAGCATATGAACATTTCAAGGTAATCCCCGCTTGAACAGTATGTAAGATAGATATAATAGTTGCTATGGTTTTCGCATTGGCTTAATTGCCCTTCTGGCATCATTGGAACAACAATGCTAAGACAGGTGCATGCATCGTTGCTGTTCTGATTATGAAGTAATGGATAGAAAGCATGCACCTGTGTCATATTTTGGATGTGCCACATTATggatttattaatatttatgttgcCTTTTTTGAGAACTTTTTATATTAGTAATTTCCATGGTATGCTATGCTTCTCTTTGAATTAACTAGTAAGTTGTTCACTATCTTGTATGCAGGAAAAGCCCCATTTGTTCCAGTTTGTTCCAAATGAGAAACAGGTATGCTATTTCAAGTGACAACCATATTTCATGATATGTTATGATTTCTTAACATTTGTTGCTTCTACAGGTCAAGGCAGCTAACAAACTTCTCAAGGCAATGCAGCAGAATGGCAGATGCAAAAGGGTTGACGGAGTCCCAGTTTTTAGTGCTCAAAACTTGGATATTGCAATAGCAAGCTCAGATGGGATCAAATGGTGTGTtctattgtttttttctcttgtttcTGGTTTTAGAATTCTGATACGTATATTCCCTGTCgatttaaaattatatgaatGATTTCCgcataaacaaaaaccaataAGTTTCTCGAAACATAGGCTTAGAGTTATTTTTGGGCATCCACATTcagattttgattttcaataaaagaaaatttcttcACATGTCTGTAGTATATGGAAGTACTGTATATCTATTCTTTTTGTGGTTGAAAAccaaaagaatttttttgttatttttcaactGAAGGCCAGTCTTTTAGTGGCATGATTACTTCTATTTTATCAGAACcagtttattttcttttttgaagtttaGTCCAGAATAGCTGATGCTCAATTCCTTATCTTTTGTTCCAACAGGTATACTCCCTacttttttgataaaaacatGCTTGATAACATTCTTGAGGAATCTGTAGATCAGCATTTCCATTCTTTAATTCAAACTCGGCACATGCAGCGTCGACGGGATGTGATTGATGACAGCTTGCCAGCGGAAGTAATTGAAGAGATGGGAGATAACTTATGGGAGCCTCCAGAGGTACGAAATCACGTAGTAAAGTATTACTTCGATGGAGCAACTATTTTGGTGGCGCGGCATTTACAAGATTTTAAGATGATCTGATTTTGGATTCACATCGTCAATGATAAGCTTAGAAGCATGATTCCTTATTCGTCTGACATAAATTAAGTTTAAAAGTTCCCAGGTCCCCTTATTCCTGTTCTCTTGTGTGTATTTGGTTCGTTGTAACATATATTTCTTGACAGGTTCAGGAAGTAATGGATGAAATGGGGAATCCTGGAATACCTTTGAGTGTCATTTCTAAGGCTGCTGAAATGCAACTCCTTTATGCTGTTGATAAAGTACTTCTTGGTAATAGGTGGTTAAGGAAAGCAACTGGCATTCAACCAAAATTCCCTTATATGGTTGACTCTTTTGAGAGAAGGTACATGGTGTGCCATTGTTGAGTTGAtgcatatgtgtgtgtgtgtgtgtgtgtttgctGTTACTGAAAACATAGAACTTCACATTATATTTGATGGTCAACAGTGGCACACCATGTACATTCCCTTATATGGTTGACTCTTTTGAGAGAAGGTACATGGCGTGCCATTGTTGAGTTgatgcgtgtgtgtgtgtgtgtgtgtgtgtgtgtgttctgTTATTGAAAACATAGAACTTCACATTATATTCGATGGTCAACAATATTACTTTTTATAACCTAATTTAGTGACCCCTCGTATCTTCTGTATCATTGTCAAGCACTTTCATTAAATCTTTCTCTGACTATTAATTTGGGTGCTTTGGATGCTAGACTTTCAACTGAATTTGTTTTATACCTTTTTAACAAAAGTATGTTAATTTTGTTGCAGGAGTGCTGCCTCTTTTCTTAGAGCTTCTCAGTCATCTAACCGCCTTGCCAACAGGGAAGCAGTAAATGATAATAAAGATTCTGTACACTGTAGCACTTCAGAGGTTAAATTAAATGATGATATTCAGACCAATAAAGGAAACAAATTAGATCTCCGGTTCCCTTTTGGAGATTGGTTTAGTCATCTCTTGTTGAAGCAAAAGGACCAAACTGAAGAGTTGTCAAAGGAATGCGTAGAGCTGAGCTcacagcaaaatccaaacctTCCTAAGATTACAATGGTTGGCATTTCAACTGGTGAGGCAGGGCAGATGAGTAAAGCAACTTTAAAGAAGACGATGGAGGATTTGACGAAAGAATTGGAGCAGCCGGATGCAGGAAATGCTGGTGGTAGTGATATGAGTAATGAGTTAAGATTTGAAGATAGAGATCCACTATTTGTGGCTAATGTAGGTGATTATTATTCTGGCATGGCAAGGACAGGTTCAGCTAGATGGGTTCGTGGAGGAAACAATTAGGGGGCGCAACTGACAAcacttttcttgttctttttgggTATAAGTAGAGAGAATACGTTGTTAATAGGCCGTGCATTTCTTTTTGCTGGGATGTCGATTTCTTAAACGTCTTTTAGCTTTTGGATGTACCATGTATTTTACGATATGCCATCGGACCACTGTTGTAAAAAGGTTTTCTTATAGAGCATATATGTAATGAAATGGATAAGAAAGTGccttgtttttctcttctttcttgttctttttaagCAACTCTGCTTTGTAAAGGTTAAGTATATAGATTATCTCCAAACTATATTTAGATTCTACGCAAACCCAATCGATTTGCAACCAATTGGTGAAGCAAACAGGGGATGGGGTTAAGTAGAAGGTGATATGAGATTGGTTTTGGAGTTTATGGCAtctttttaaaacatttagGCACCAAGGGGTGAATGAATCAAAAAGCATGGGCCCTCACTGTTTTCCATTAATGGTAACAAAGTGACAATGATCTAAAATGATGCAGATAGCACAAAGGAGGGCCAAAAATGCCTCTCATAATGTTTGCTACTACTGCAACTACAAACAAGAAGATAATCATGCACgacaagaaaattttaaatatgcaATGAATTACAAATGTGGTGTTGGTGGTGGAGATGGTTCCCTTGGTGCTGTGTTGTGGGTGGCCCGTTACAATCTACATCTCCTTAGTGTGTGTGtgactcttctttttttccacaCCATAAAAGCAATGAATTAGAATTTAGAAGGAAGAGTTGAGCCAGCGAGCCCATCGAGAGTGTGGGTAGTTGTCAGTCGTTAATGCAAGTGAATTTCACAACCGCATCAATGGTTGACAATCACCTAAGAGCGCTTGAGAGGTTGTCGGTATAGATAAACTGATCGTTCATCCAAAGAAGCCTTTGCTTTCATTTGATACCAAAAGCATCTCCATGGCCATCACTAATATTTCCTCCTGCCAAACCCATGagacctcctcctccttccctTGAGTCCTCTCCTTTTCGCCAAacccacctctctctctctctctcaagccGACCTGCCCAAGTTAacaaaatgcattcttttgaAGATCCCATGACATTGACAACGACAATCACATCACTTTATCTTAATCTTATCAATCTTTAAGCGTCCACAAAGACACATACATGAAGCT
Above is a window of Prunus persica cultivar Lovell chromosome G2, Prunus_persica_NCBIv2, whole genome shotgun sequence DNA encoding:
- the LOC18785494 gene encoding uncharacterized protein LOC18785494; its protein translation is MASPTEPAHKKQARPITHLVHSTAANLLSLFASPKTTPSTPSTIRVAFLFPNSPKPLAFHSAQPDFKSAMKGVESSSESNSGFPSTVRIAGLNSNIKGGGPAFVGQVFSMCDLSGTGLMAVSTHFDIPFISKRTPEWLKKMFASVTNSERNGPVFRFFMDLGDAVTYVKRLNIPSGVVGACRLDLAYEHFKEKPHLFQFVPNEKQVKAANKLLKAMQQNGRCKRVDGVPVFSAQNLDIAIASSDGIKWYTPYFFDKNMLDNILEESVDQHFHSLIQTRHMQRRRDVIDDSLPAEVIEEMGDNLWEPPEVQEVMDEMGNPGIPLSVISKAAEMQLLYAVDKVLLGNRWLRKATGIQPKFPYMVDSFERRSAASFLRASQSSNRLANREAVNDNKDSVHCSTSEVKLNDDIQTNKGNKLDLRFPFGDWFSHLLLKQKDQTEELSKECVELSSQQNPNLPKITMVGISTGEAGQMSKATLKKTMEDLTKELEQPDAGNAGGSDMSNELRFEDRDPLFVANVGDYYSGMARTGSARWVRGGNN